The region CCGGGACGGTCGACAGAGAGGGTGCTATGTGTAGGAATGGTAAGGAAAGGAAGTAGAATAgaataatactttttattaaAGGATACACATGAATCAATTTTGCAATGAATTCTAATCATTAATAGTGGAATACAAAGtaactatttatattttctaaCACGCAGCGTTCTCAAGCCGCAGACCTTCGaaaattataactattataagtatAGATTATCTCCATCTCTGTCACTCCAATATAGCGAGAGCGGGAGAGATGTAGGTCTCACTGCATAACAGGGTTAGAGCTATTGTTCTCATGAGAGCCCTCGCAATAACTGTAATATGCAGGTTCATTTGAGATATTTTCCTCCAGCAAGCAAACTACAAAGGAAATGGTAAGTATCAGGTGATGTAcagccgccatcagatatatcggagctgtcgaggtgctcaaaattatctgaacacacactccttgacaatagaggcgtgttcagatatttgtgagcacgttggccgctccgatatatctgatggcgactgtgcatAAGTCTCAAGAAAGTCGGCGGTACTTCGTGTCTGGAGTTTGGGCCCACACCTCCGGCTGGGAGCCACATGTCTGAgggcctaaagtgtcattcaatagaacttgctaactatgtaaacaaaccgccatactaaaattgacactgaatgtcaaattactagtaagttttgtttacatagttcgcaagttctattgaatgacactttaccgcAAACACTGAACTACGCAAATTGTgggtatctttctcttttacttcaattaaggcgtaattagagtgacagagaaaaatgcccgcaatttgcgaacttcgattttcgcaatTAAAGCCCTGACCACTTCGCCCCCAGCGCTCACTCACTGCACTAACTAGCGGATCGACACTAACATACTTCACCAGTTTCACcactgtattttaatattaagtatatttcTAACATATGTTTAAATTGACTCGCGTAATTGCTGTGATTACATTTGTACAAGTACATTATGTTTGTACTGTAGGAGCAGCACAGGAGCCCCCTGCTTATTACGATGTGTCAATGTCGGGTTTAACTTTCCGATTTAGGTCAAAAGGCGACATACCCTCCGCCGCGACCGATCCCTATAgtaagggtctccccatacttatcgacgcggattcggcgaaagccgatagtaaacagcataaacaggtaaggttcggttcggctccgttcggccgtcgacggccgacgcgtcggcgtctttttcgctcttattgcgtggacataaagtttcatttctattggcattgccgattccgcgtcgataagtttggggagacccttaggGTTCTCTTCCGCGTCTCATCTGGTGTCTCCGCGGGTGCTGTTTGAGGCTGCACTTGTAGTCGCTATTATTGCTTTTTAAGATTCGTCCCATGCTTCTTCTGGTGACGTCGCAGGTTGGATTTATCGCTGAATTTGTAATTACAATGAGTACATATGAAAGGCTTTTCTCGAGTGTGTATCCTCTGGTGTTTTATCAAATCCGATTTATTAGtgcatttgtaatcacagtggctacactgaaaTGGCTTCGCCCCAATATGTTTCATCAGGTGATTTGGTAATTTTGACTTCTGActgcatttgtaatcacagtggctacactgaaaTGGCTTCGCCCCAGTATGCATCATCAGGTGTCGTTGTAAGTTTGACTTCTGActgcatttgtaatcacagtggctacactgaaaTGGCTTCGCCCCAGTATGCATCATCAGATGTTGTTGTAAGTGTGACTTCCGACTgaatttgtaatcacagtggctacactgaaaTGGCTTCACCCCAGTATGCATCATCAGGTGTCGTTGTAAGTTTGATTTATGACTGCATTCATAATGACAGTAGCTACACTGAAAAGGCTTCGCCCCAGTATGTGTCCTTTCGTGTACTCGTAAATCAGAACTATCCCTGCACTTGTAGTCGCAATGACTACATTTGTAAGGTTTTTTTCTAGTGAGTATTCTCTGGCGCCTCCGATTGTGCCTCTTCTGGTGACGTCGCATGTTTGATTCATCATTGCGTTTGAAATCACAGTCGCTACACTTAATAGGATTTCCAGCAATGTGTGTTGTTTGGTGTTTGCGTAAATCACTTTTACAAGAACTTGTGTAACTACTACAGTGACTACAATTAAAATTGTTCTCCAAAGAGTGACTCTTTAAATGAGTCTCCAAACTTTTCTTGGAACTTGTTGCATACTCACATTcagcacacatgaaatttgtaaCACCGTGTTCGCTTTTCTCGTGTTCTCTCACAAGAAATTCGGTTTGAAACGTAGAACTACAAAAATCACAAGCAAGTGGTTTCTGTCCGGTCAATGAGTAGGTGTGTTGAATGTGTTCTCGTAAAAAAGACTTGTTCATGAAATACTTGCCACAGTGTTCGCAGGCGTATGGTTTGCCTCCACTATGAACAGTCTCGTCGCCGCGGAGGCGCTCGAGCACCACGGAACAAGCCATCGCGAGCTGTTCCCTGGCGCGGGCGGCGCTGCCCTCCGAACACACTGGAACAcatttacaaaacaatttaaacagGTTGTAAGTGTTATAACGcgtataattaatttaacaaacatCTCGGCATTGTGTTATCGGCATctgcaatatttttattttaaccgaGCTATAACAAACACAACCATCATCACCATCATCTATCGCATTGCCATTATCCCAATCGCTTGGGGTCGGCGAAGCATGTGTTTTTCCTCCATACTTCTCTGTCGTCCGTCATCTGTGCAgttcattcacttgcgttcgtatCATATCGTCTCTCACActgtccatccaccttttccttgGTTTTCCATTTGTCTTACTTCcatccacattcattcgtaatacctttctcttCACATGActcatccctccgcatcacagGCCAATACCACGCTAGGCGATTCGCCCTTACTTTTGCTACTATGAGGCTTCCTCTTATATACTGATCCCTTATCCTATGCATTCTCGTCACGCCCCACATACATCTTAACATTTTCATCTCCGCTACATGCAATCTAAAAATATCCTCGCTATATAATCACGAGTAtgggcagggccggattaagcatgtcggggcccctaggcagtgcaatgctcggggcccccttaggcccttacagtcaattctgcatacataatgttcatttttcagttcagggaagtaagtttgtggttttaatttcaaccttcaggtgtcagttgagtcgatccgaacatgccaagcgatgtctttttcgctcttattgcgtggacataaagcttttttctatcagtttttgccgattcctttttgcgtcaagtgcaCTGTGGGGCCCTAGTAGGCCATAGGCCCCCGAGCATGATGTTTGAATTTCCCCATGATAATGCGTGTAATTACTCATCATTAGTCATAGTATTTCTTGGTTTAAATAGAATTGCAATTACTTATTAGTAACATTTACTTCTGTGTACTTAAAGTGAACACATCGGATAAGTCCTCGTTACTAGAGCAAATTATCATCACATTAACGTAATACGCGACACGGGTTCTTCCCTAAGTTCGATTGTTTGTGACCTGTTGTGTACTATGGATATTCAAGTTGAAGGTATGTATTTTACTTCTGGTATAGACTTTTTAAAGTTTCATTCAGCTTATTTGTGTGTATGAGGTGCTACGCCGACACAATGactctttatatatttttattttcgataATGTTTGTTGAAACTTTTACTTATGTTCCACGTCATTCCACGTGCTAATGAATACACGTAAATATTTCTTAAGACGTCTTTATTAAGATAAATAACAAACTAGCTGCCACAGTCAGCCTCCGTCTGAAAAAATGAAGGTCTACGCCAAATACCCAAATGCGTAGCACTTACTACGAAATATACGTGACTTTTTGAATTGcaattaattaagtatttttttgtttttaggtaCTACTATCAAGTGTTCTTTTGCCAGGATATATGTACTTGATACATCGTTATCAATAAACGACGCTGAATCAGGCACTGATAGAAATCGACGAGTGTTTCAAACTTTGTCGCAGTTACTTCCGAATGTTGAAAATGTCGATACCGaaatttttgagaaaaacatttccaatatttgtaaaaaaattgagtcCTACTGGAAACAATCAAATCGTATAAAAGCACGAATGCTTGCAAAACACAGCACCTGGCTGAACAGTTCAGTAGTCTACAATCTGTCAAGTGCAAGTGATAAGAACCAACAGCAACCAGCAGAGGCGGCAGTTAGTGATATTTCTTCTACGAGCGGCCAGCATCACAGAAAGGACTTCACAGATTGCAGCAAGAGATCAAAACGTCGCAGATTGGCGGAGTTTGCTAAGGTAGATAAATCCACTGTAGACTCTTTACTCATTGAATCAACCATATCTAACACCTCTTCTGTGGAATTCAATACTGACGAAGTTCTATCATTCTTAATAAGGCTAAGCGATTTTTGGTATTACTTGCCTTCCTCTGTCCATAAAGTATTAATTCACGGGTCGGAAGTAATTGATCATTTATTAGTATCTATCGGTGAACTCTCAGAAGAGGCTGCAGAGTCTTTAATAAGTTAGTAAAACAATTTAGACGAGATAACACGAGGAAAATGTATCGAGTAAAGTGTCatttaatagaacttgctaactatgtaaacaaaccgccatactaaaattgacactaaatgtcaaattactagtaagttttgtttacatagttcgcaagttctattgaatgacactttagttacaAATACCGACCTGATGAACACCACTGtgaagtgtggggagagccctttttttctcaatagcaTTCAATAgttagttaaatattgtgcgaggctgaacagcgattgtccgaccataataccatacgccgagccacatgattaaaattaacgtaataataaagatattccataggtttaaattcctattcattcaccagtcaagttagcatgtaggtacagggtcaaccagaaaagcagcaaaaaaacgcgagcgcagcgagcgcgaaattttttgttaaaaaattgtgaaggccgggccgggcctaaaaatccgaagttccacaGTGAgcagagctttcatgcgaggtcaacgccgtgcttcaggataagctcagctagagcacagacgccaaccaatgtccattgtattaaaaagcgaggccgcaggccgagcttggcgcagcgaggccaaaggctaagctgaagaagaggagatttggaagacaaaccaaaaatggaggtaaaaagtgaggctgaaggtcgagctcagcaatctccacattacttaacaagcccgaagcatacttataaccagcgaggtgagctttcatgcgaggcaaaaggccaagcttcttaaatcaatgtttatatttgttaaaaaacgacgccgaaggtcgaactgtaagaaagcagcgctctgacacgaaccaatcgtcaaacgttactcgacaataatatgtgcaagagttactcggagatgaggtattaggccctcgggagcctgaaaatcgagctcgatattaaatctttaaatctataaaataacataatttacataatcaattAATCTAATGATcgtgtatctgagaaactgatattggacattaagtaggtattaggtatgtttatacctaaatgtttatttaggtacaataaaaacaatatttatgaattttggccatatgaaacaaatattgttttgggcgcgcgcggggccgccggggccccctagccgaggcggggccccctatccgaggcggggcccataggcagttgcctactctgacttagggttaatccggccctgagtaTGGGTGGTACATTACATACCATAATGAATAATATCCGGGCgacaacatataaaaactcaaaaatgggcgtttttccagatataagacctagctagatcgatttttcgcccccgaaagcccccatatagcaaatttcatcgaaatcgttagagccgtttccgagatccccgaaatataattatatatgtcgggaatcgtgggcgtatcatactatcaggagcacatcaggacgttcaatcatggatgacgagccctcgtcaatgaaatacgttattcaactcacagtctttactggataaggccgattacaaatcatagcacacgttacacttcttattcaaagcaaaccagtggattagacccaggaaccgccacagacgtcatcttctcccgttcATTCTCAATATTCTcatctgaagattgattgacagcatGACTTCAATTATTctggatttcatttgtttttgacagcgcactctatgacgccttggcggaactgcgcCGAACGCCACTCGGGTGTACGAGCTGTAACAACCTAGTTTGCTAGGTATTTGTCAAATATTGCGTGATGAAACGCCTCTCAAAGGCGATAGATGGCACACTTACGCTATTCTCcgacataaatataaataaatatacaagaattgctcgtattAGATGAGCCGTACGTACGTACTTACGTATGTATAATGTAGCGTGGCTCGTACCGTACTATGTGCAGTAGTATCGTGGTGTGGCAGTACTCACCCGACACGCAGTCCTCGTCACTCGCCGCGTCCGACACCTCCGACTTGACCGCCCGCCCCTCCGCTACAACAACAACTCTACGTCATGCCGTGTCttacatttataatttaacaGTAGGTTGAGTAGGTATTAAAGACTCGCATTGTCGATCGTGGATTATCGCGATAGAGTTTGGTATAAGTATTTAGACAAAAAGAATGCTTGaaacaatgtatttttatgcAGCACACGGtgaaggaaacatcgtgaggaaacgggACTATTCCCAGTAAGGCCTAGTCTctcctatgggttggaaggtcaaatggcaatcgttttcgtaaaaactagtacctacggCAATTTTTCGGATTAGTTGCCAATCGGACCCCAGGCTGTGTATACACTTTTCTATACATCGAGTATGGCGGCGTGGGTAGTGGGTAGGAACTTAAGTTGGGGTACTTACTGTATAATGGATCTTAAAattcttaaattaaacaatctACTTATTATAGCCCGGAGTGCAATAGGTAGCTACAAAAATTAACACGTATTTATAACTTATTTCGCTTACTTTTACTTCGAAGATCGTATTCTTGAATTTCTGATGTTATAATCTTTAGTCCCGGTCCCGGTATATTGGTAGATTAGAGAAAAGCCTTACCAAAAATACAGTTTGTGTTTCCTATTCAAGTTGGTACTTACGAGACATCTCATGAATCTCATCACCTGTAACATCTTCGTTCGTCGACTCTGGCTTGACTAGGAGCTCTACACCTGAAACAAACATACTATTCGAGGTTTGTGTCGACGACTCAGGGATCTCGCACCCTCGCTCCGGGTCGTGCCTGGTGCCACAGATCTGGTTCAGTTCAGTGTGGCCACACTGCCATGTATCAGTGATATAATGAATtgatgaagtttaaattttctaATTTTCAGCACAATAGTAAAAATTCTTCGGATAGATGACAGTATGAATCATATAACTGTGCAACATAGgacatttttctaatatttttaatataaaaaaattggatgatagaaaattttaaatagAACACCCCTAGATCGATAGTTTTAAAGCTGTCCAAAGAGAACTGCACTTTGTGCTTAAATTAGGATTGTCAAATAATAAACATGTCTAAATAGACACTTAAATAGTATACTTGTTAGATATATATGAGGAACACGGGCACAGGGAAGCAGGCGAAGGACTAACCGAGATCACGGTAAATGAATAACGCAATGGCATATGAGTGCGTATATTAATCCCACATTAATATCGTACTATACATCAATATACTTTGAGATAGCaagcaattatttaaaataagtttgtataagttttaaatgtaaaaacacaaattaataaaataatgaggGACGACACAATCTTACACGGCTGCTTGATCTGGGAGCCATAGAGAAAAGAGAGCGACCACAGATCTAATAGATCACAGATCAATGTACGGCATAGACAATATATTTCCAACAATACTCCATAGACGCGACCGCTACAGGCGCAATTGAAGTCTGTAATCCTCTTGAACTAGTGACTAGTACATGAAGCAGGTACTCACCCGACAGCGGGTCACCCCCGTCGCTCGCCGCGTCTCCGGCCGCCATGTTGAACCGGAGCATGTCATCTAGAGCAACACACATAATATTATACCCCACGTTCCACACAGTAACCAGGACTGAGAGCAATTTCTTCTTTGCAATAGTTGGTTAAGTACATCAATATTTTAGTACATTTGTTATCTTGAAgcataaaaatacatacaaattttacataaaaattttGAACAGACCTAATTTTATATCATTAGTAATAAGAAAAGTCAAaagtttaaaagtaaaatattattttacaaaaggtTCTGTGTTAAGCTAATATCCATAAATTTTCAGTAACTTCACTGGGTGATCAGTCCAATATTCACATTATTTATGCATGTTTTAAACTGTATGTTTAGCACGCTGCTGACACATCGCACATTGTCACATCTTCTAACCTTGTTGTTAAAACGAGTTACTCACGCAATATCTCATCAGGTGTTAGATCTTCTTCCAGCATCTCCGGTTTGACCGGGGGCTCTTCACCTGAACCAAACATACAAGTTTATAAGCAACAGGCTAGTTCAGCCACAAGCTATTCAAACCTAGTAACCACTACTGTAAACCACATTCCCATTAGCAACCAAGTAGTGAGGGTGCGGAACAAACTGCCAGTAGATGTGGTCTCGGCCCACAATGTCAACATCTTAGACAAGCACTTACATGTGTCTTCTAATGCTTAGAAATGACATTGTCTGAAGATTGCTACACAGACAACATCAATTGTTATTACTGCTTGTCAgtttaatatataaaaataataatgttcaTTGAAGGGGAGTAGACTCACCTGATACAAGCTCACTGGTCCCATCTTCCTCCTGCATTTCTGGCTTCACTGATTCGATGGCAGATTCTTCCTCTAGAGCAAACAAACATAAAACAAAtcacattaagtaggtatctttTTGTTAAATTTATGCTCAAAGACATTAAAGAAGTTCAGTAACACTATCTGGCTGGATAATACCCATTAGGGCAGTCGACCCTTAGCAGGAGTGAGTATGGTGCCGTTGGTGGTGAtaataaatttgttatttaatggACTTCTGTATCTAATTCAACCAGAAACACTTAAAATTACTACTCGTTTGATGTGTGGTGCTTCTCTACCTTTGACTTGGCTCGCTCCCTGCGTGCGCGCCTGCAGCTCCGCCTGGCTGCGCTGCACTTGCAGCTTGAATTCGCTCGCGTCTCGCAGGCGGCCCACGCACATAGAGCAGATGCCGCACGAGCCCGAGCCGCCCACCACCAGCTGCAAGTTCAATTATACAAGCAGAAACAGTTTTCGCAATTTATGGTTTGTGTATTTAGTTTAGACATATTACAATAACTAGATT is a window of Cydia amplana chromosome 21, ilCydAmpl1.1, whole genome shotgun sequence DNA encoding:
- the LOC134658243 gene encoding uncharacterized protein LOC134658243: MDVTHACRCCLRCPPDKDLTTPYTHLGKTEIYGHIIKECFDIHLVVGGSGSCGICSMCVGRLRDASEFKLQVQRSQAELQARTQGASQVKGEEPPVKPEMLEEDLTPDEILHDMLRFNMAAGDAASDGGDPLSAEGRAVKSEVSDAASDEDCVSGEYCHTTILLHIVRYEPRYIIHT